A stretch of the Nicotiana tabacum cultivar K326 chromosome 6, ASM71507v2, whole genome shotgun sequence genome encodes the following:
- the LOC107813486 gene encoding manganese-dependent ADP-ribose/CDP-alcohol diphosphatase, producing the protein MGYANGLLCPQGKQPLLSFGIISDVQYADIPDGCSFLGVPRYYRHSICVLQRAVQKWNQEKPKFVLHFGDIVDGFCPKDQSMIAVKKIVDEFDKFNGPVYHMIGNHCLYNLPRDKLLPLLRIPGHDGRAYFDFSPIPEYRFVILDGYDISAIGWPEDHPNTLKALKVLQERNPNSDKNSPNGLVGLERRFLKFNGGVGKEQLEWLDHVLQEATELNQNVVVCCHLPLDPGASSFAALLWNYDEVMDVIHRYSCVKVCLGGHAHKGGQSVDSHGVHHRVLEAALECPPGTDAFGHIDAFNDRLSLFGNDRMKSSEMVFGH; encoded by the coding sequence ATGGGATATGCAAATGGTCTATTATGTCCGCAGGGGAAGCAGCCACTTCTTTCCTTCGGGATCATATCAGATGTCCAATATGCTGATATTCCTGATGGCTGCTCATTCCTTGGTGTTCCTAGGTATTATCGGCACAGTATTTGTGTGTTGCAGAGGGCAGTTCAGAAATGGAATCAAGAAAAGCCAAAATTTGTTCTTCATTTTGGGGATATTGTTGATGGGTTTTGTCCCAAAGACCAGTCAATGATTGCTGTGAAGAAAATTGTTGATGAATTTGATAAGTTCAATGGCCCTGTTTATCACATGATTGGCAATCACTGCCTTTACAATCTTCCCCGGGATAAGTTGCTTCCTCTGTTGAGAATTCCTGGCCATGATGGACGTGCCTATTTTGATTTTTCTCCAATTCCAGAATACAGATTCGTAATATTAGATGGTTACGATATCAGTGCCATTGGTTGGCCAGAAGATCACCCTAATACTTTGAAGGCCTTAAAAGTTCTTCAGGAGAGAAATCCAAATTCAGACAAAAACAGTCCAAATGGACTTGTGGGATTAGAGAGAAGGTTTCTCAAGTTCAACGGGGGCGTTGGGAAAGAACAATTGGAATGGCTGGATCATGTCCTTCAGGAAGCTACGGAGTTGAATCAAAATGTAGTAGTGTGTTGCCATCTGCCTTTGGATCCTGGAGCTTCATCTTTTGCAGCGTTGTTGTGGAATTATGATGAAGTGATGGATGTGATACATCGTTATAGCTGTGTGAAGGTCTGTCTAGGTGGACATGCCCATAAAGGGGGACAATCGGTTGACTCCCATGGTGTACATCATCGGGTCCTTGAAGCAGCTCTTGAGTGCCCTCCTGGAACTGATGCTTTTGGACACATTGATGCTTTCAATGATAGATTATCACTTTTTGGTAATGATAGAATGAAGAGCAGTGAGATGGTTTTTGGTCACTAG